The Pseudoliparis swirei isolate HS2019 ecotype Mariana Trench chromosome 19, NWPU_hadal_v1, whole genome shotgun sequence genomic sequence TGTCAACGATTGACCCGGCTCCACTTAGTGaaagacatttaaatgttttttgtggGTACAGATGATTTTCCACATCAGCGCTGACACTCATCCATTgttctgtgtcctcctcctcctccttccttctgtctCAAGACATTCTTTTGTCCCAGCGTAAATAGGTTGCAGTAATGGCCTCTCCATTTTCctgcaggaaggaggaggaagcgagCTCCTCCAGGAAGACCCCGCGTCCTTCCTCCGAGGCGTCCCGGTACGAGCGCATTGTGCGCTTGTCGACACCCAGAAGCCGGAGCTGCAGCGCCCAAGAAGCCGGGTAAAAGCCTCCATTAGACGCCGGTGAAGTGAGGACGAGTGGGGCTGAACACACTCGGGGGGCAAAGCAGTGCTTCAGGTTATTTAGGAGCCCGTCAGCTGAGCCGCGTCCTACATAATTCAGTAGCTATCGGTAACGCCggtgcttcctcttcctcctttgacAGTTGTGTTGAGCTCAGATGTTCCCTTGTTTTAAACACACTTTCTCACCAGCCGTTGTCGCTggaaaaatttgtaatttgtccgAATGCACATATGAATTTAAAACCCCAAGATAATTAAAGAAAATCAATATTTATGTTACGCTAAATAAAGTCAATAATCATTCTTGGGACTTATTGATAACATTCAGCACAACAGTAACACCGTGTACCGGTAACACCGTGTACCGGTAACACCGTGTACCGGTAACACCGTGTACCAGTAACATTGTGTACCGGTAAAACTGTGTACCAGTAACACCGTGTACCGGTAACACTGTGTACCGGTAACACTGTGTACCGTGTACCAGTAACATTGTGTACCGGTAAAACTGTGTACCGGTAACACCATGTACCGGTACCACAGCGTACCGTGTACCGGTAACGCAGCGTCTGTCCTGTGAAGGAAAAACATTCTAAAGCTAGAACCACGAGTAGACGTTGCTTGTTTTAAAAGGTGAAGTTCAACAATTTAAAAGTTATTCATCATGCAAATAATGCACAACTGTGAGGCTGCTCTGGTTTACTGTAAATGGAGTACCGGTGTGCATGTATAGAATATCTTTGGACCGTTAACTTAATCCCGCAGAACGAGGACCCTGAAGGCGTCGCCGAGATGAGCGTTGTGTGTTaatctgaaaagaaaagaaaccaaaGTCTAGAATTGAATCTCTGCAGAATATTGCGTATCCTATAGTTAAATACGAGACGCAGCGGCTCCGGTCCAACAGCAACGTGGCCGTCAGCCTGTGGGAGAGCCGGCAGACAATGGAGCTCATTGTCCAGAGTCCAGGTCTTTTTATAAACCCGGAGCATCGTGGGCACCAAGAGATTTATTCAGGTTTACGCTCTGCATGCAATACACTTAGTACTTTAGATAGCAGATAAAACGGggattgattattatttttatttttaatgcccTGCACACCATCTGCTGAAACTTAATTCTCTCATCTTGTTGCTCCAAaagaacaacacaaaaaaagtgtaataaatatataaatgtcttCTCAAATTAAACACCATGAAAAAGATTGCTGGAAGTATGTTATTGGTTGCTAATAatttttcagtatttataagACGAGTGTTTACTAATGTCCCTTTCTGTATTATGTTTACAGTGTAATAATATTCTTAAATACAGAAGTACCAGCCTGAAGGTAATATAGTGTTAACACTTTAGATTGGATTTAGATTATGGATATGTTAAGAgtaccaaaacaataaaaaaatacccagaaaatattattatatacacaaAATTAACATCCTTAAGTATTTCATGTCCTAAATAATTAGGTATATAGTTTATTAAGAGACCTGGAGATATTTgcgaaatgtcattatttttaaataaaatgatatcgtagaaaataatttaatttgttataatcTTGTTTTTCCTAAATACAGAACCTGTTGGCGCTGAGCTGCACAGCAgtgtgttgaaatgttttggtaTGTTTTGCTTTTATCCTGTAGATCGTGGAGCAGAGACGGAGACGTAAGAAAGATGTTCTAAAATACTCTAAACATGAGGTCCGCTCACTGGAGCTTTCCTCTGAGCTTTGTCCTCTTGAAGGATGGGATTTGAAAGTTAAAGCGTTTCTTTACGTTGAGGATATTTACCTCCGATGCAAATAATCTAGAAACACGAGATGTTCACAATAAAGATGCAAAAagtcaaaagagaaaaaaagacctTGTGTTTTGAACAAATGAAGCTTGTAAATAACTACTTGACTTTTCCTTGACTCCTTGACGTCTCTCTGGTCCCGACAGGCCTCTTCACGGGCCTCGCTGTGATAACAACTGTCCCATCTGGCACGTCGACCCCAGAGCGACGGCCGCCGTGGTCACGGCGCGGCTGCTGCAGCTCGCCATCCCCAAAGCCCACCACCCGGACTTCCGGAGCAACCGAGAGGTGAcatccagtggcggctggtgattttttttggtgggggcgcagtttaaatagcactcaacaatgagaagaaaagaggttttgagtagaatattgtaaaaaacaaagctttatttcaagaacacagcgtgctcaacacggtccaataacaactatcaacacactgtgactttgggcatgagaggttcagagcagctttaaggaacattgggttgggtttcagaggtttacagaataaaagagtttcaccctcacatgaaagaggttcagagcagaatagagtcagaaagagatcacatgttacattgggtgacagagcagacccactactgtaaagacaagtagcctcctctctttaaagtgggcaAACGTCTCAATAACTCTAATAAGACAgggttagctccatgctgttagctcgttagcttcatgctgttagctcgttagctccatgctgttagctagataactgcggcaagattcgtgctttccacttgtctgcagctctttagatccctccccccgttgtagtccagagagtttcagtcccaggactttggaacaacagacaggggaaactaaacagcgcattactcactgagcctccagctaaccagctccgttagctacctgctcgcgtagctccgctgagggaacgccggtctctgatctgccgaatagtccaatcacgtgaaataataaaacgatgtcattggccagggcgcacatttttgcgacccaagattcacgtttcatccgccaatgagaagccatcCTTactgaaacgaccgtgaaatgttgtatcgatgccgtacacacacgttagaccagcgcctcgaaatggggaggggcttctctccgtgataatggcgatatattatattttttcacattaacttaagtggttgttgacaggctgacggtctcccacacacatttagcgcgtcaacacggtatatttactatttaaatgatttggcatataatgttttttgacaggatgtatttatttattttttcttcttttttttcatctaaaaatgttaagaggggcggcgccctagcgccccctatggacgaaccgccactggtgaCATCCCCAAGCTCTCACTCACTGAAACCCGGCGGTCGATGGCTAGGGGTCGATCCCGAGGGGTCGATGGCTAGGAGTCGATCCCGAGGGGGCGATGGCTAGAGGTCGATGGCGAGGAGTCGATGGCGAGCGGTCGATGGCTAGGGGTCGATGGCGGCCCACGAGCCGCGCCAATTTGTGTTACCGCTAAATTAAACTTTTCTAGTTTAATCAATGAGGAATGTTTAGTTCAAATATTTGATTCACAAGAACATTTTGGCAATACCGCCATGATGTTTTATTCTTGGTTATTTAATTTGCCGGATTTGCCGAAAACTAACATTCTTCTCTAATTATTTGAAGCATATAAACTTTCACATTGTGTGATCTATGATCTTATACCCTAGTTTTACCCTCCGGGGATCACAAAAGGTTTATTGAGGAATGATGACCGTCTGAAATGAAAAACCAGATTTCCAGCCGGCGCTTTATGCTCCGCAGAATGTGGCGTCCGTCGTTTCCTTCGCTTCCAAGACGGCGCAGGTCTCCCAGCGTCTGGTCCGGCTGTCGCTGCCCCGGCTGAAGCGGAGCGGCGTCTGCCACGAGCTCGGACGCCCGGCGGAACCGATCTGGACCGTGAGAGATccttcttttttaatatttattggtGCCGTTTAGTTCGCAAACCGGAGAAGGAGTCCGACTCCACCGGTCTGTCGAGTCCTTGTGGAGAAAACTCCAAAAATGGCTGCCTGCCTGACATCACAGTCGATTTTTAAATGAGTTCCAGCCGTTGGAAGCGGAGTTGTTTTCAAGTAGTTCTTGCAATTAATTGTGGAATTTTCCGATCGTTGTCTTCGGCCAAACGACCGCTTCCACGCCGCCGCCAGATGTTTTTCCCGTCCTCGTGATCGTGAGGGTTTTGATCGTCTGGTTCTGATTCCGATGAATGAAACGCttccagaaaaaaatgtgtcaagACAAAAGATCATTTTTGCTTGTGTGCAACGTGCTTCACATCTTTTAAGACGTGTTTGGGCGccagtttttttcccttttttccttcttgAATTGCTTTCGGGACTAAAACTATGAACTCAATGTCTAAACCAGGTTTCGAAGGCGGCGCTGAGAGCCACGGCGAGCGCTCGCCTTGAAACGTTGGCGACGCCAAAGCCTCTTTCCGAGGACTACGTCCCCTCACGGGATCCAGAGTGGCGCCGGACCAAGGTGGTCCCCCAACGGGACCCAGAGTGGAGCCGGACCAAGGTGGTCCCCCAACGGGACCCAGGGTGGAGCCGGACCAAGGTCCCGTCCTCCTGaactgaatattattataaactgtaagcaattgttttttttgttcaaacatTTGTAGAAAACTAAAACCCAAAGATTATAAAAgtatttaatgtgtttaaatTCCAAACTCAATTCGAGACATCTGGAGCGGAAGCGAGCGCCGCTGCTGCGTCTGTTTACTTGCAGTTCTGTTTCCATGTGTATAAAAGATTTGGAGACTAGACTTCATGACATATTGCTTTATATCTCAGACCTTGAGAATAAATCAGAGCAGAGAAGATGAATAATGTCGGGAATAAAAGCACGTATGAAGGGAGCCGCAGTTTCTTTTAAAGCTGGCTTTTGCGTTTCTATCACAACCATGTGTGTTCTCTCACACAGACGCCGTTGGGTCACTGACCTTTTATTCTGTAGGTATTTTAGCCTTTAAAGAATGAGCTTTCCTCCGAGGCGACACCGTTTTTACCACTTCCTCTCTGATTTGGGACAGATGTGCGTCTGTCATGagcattttcctttttccccctccatTACATATTTGTTTCGTCTTTCTGTGAGACGTTGTTACCGCAGATGTTCAGAAGCTCCTTCAGGTGTCGCCGGGTGCCCCGCCTCGGTTTGGAAGTCCACCGAGATCCCGTTTCCACTTTGTGTAAGCGAGCGTTAGCGTAGGAATCGAGTCCCGGTCGGTGTGTTCAGGCCGTCGGAACCGCCGTGGGCTTCAGACATCAAAGGAGATCGAACCCATGTGCCGCCGGGAGGCTAATCCCAGATTAGCCTGCCGCGATCGCGACCTGGGACCACAAggcagtgaggaggaggcggtggggagaaaaaaaaagaaatcttagTTTTAGCCGAACAATTATTTGTTAAAGGTGGAGCGACACCAACTTTTGTCATCTTGCAGGTCAACTGGCGGTTCTGTTTACGAGGAGTTTGTCTCGGAGCTTTAGATCCACAAGCTGATGTCTCACGCGGTGTTACTACACGGCACACGGTATTACTACACGGCACACGGTATTACTACACGGTACACAGTGTTACTACACGGTAATACTCCACAGCGTTACTGGTACATGTTGTTATTACACGGTACACGGTGTTACTACACGGTGATACTACAGTGTTACTACACGGTGTTTCTGGTCCACGGTGTTACTACACGGTGATACACGGTGTAACTACACGGTGTTTCTGGTCCACGGTTTTACTACACGGTGTTACTACACGGTGTTACTACACGGTACATGGTGTTACTACACGGTACACGGTGTAACTACACGGTGTTTCTGGTACACGGTGTTACTACACGGTGTTACTACACGGTACACGGTGTAACTACACGGTGTTTCTGGTACACGGTGTTACTACACGGTGTTACTACACGGTGTTACTACACGGTACATGGTGTTACTATACAGTGTTTCTGGTACACGGTGTTACACGGTACATGGTGTTACTACACGGTACACGGTGTAACTACACGGTGTTTCTGGTACACGGTGTTACTACACGGTGTTACTACACGGTGTTACTACACGGTACATGGTGTTACTACACGGTACACGGTGTTACTACACGGTACACGGTGTAACTATACAGTGTTTCTGGTACACGGTGTTACTACACGGTACATGGTGTTACTACACGGTACACGGTGTAACTATACAGTGTTTCTGGTACACGGTGTTACTACACGGTGTTACTACACGGTACACGGTGTTACTACACGGTACATGGTGTTACTACACGGTACACGGTGTAACTACACGGTGTTTCTGGTACACAGTGTTACTACACGGTGTTACTAAACGGTACATGGTGTAACTATACAGTGTTTCTGGTACACGGTGTTACTACACGGTACACGGTGTTTCTGGTACACGGTGTTACTACACGGTGATACTACAGTGTTACTACAGGGTTACAGTGTCGTATGTGACAAGCCATGTGAAAATCCCTCCTTTCCCCCCACGTGGCCCTCAAGCCACATGCAGGCTCTCTGAACTCGAACCCCTCAGAGCAACACAAAGTCAGGCGGCCCCAGAGTGCCGCGGGGCCGAGCCTGGCGGCTCCTAAAGGGCAGATTCCTCACCGCTCCGCAGAGTCCGCCTAGCAACAGACAAAACCGCACCGATTCAGATTCTACACACGCTCTGATCGCCGTTCATGGTCGACACCGCCGGACACTCGGGGTCCATAGGGGGCCCACCGGGTGCCCGAGTGTTCTATGACTTTAAATATTACAGGCTATATATATCAAGACATTGTGCGTTTCCTGGAAATTTAatagaaactatagtttgtttCTTCCATTATAATCTAATAGTTATATTATCTCATAATACAAAGTAAGAAGTATTTGTAGTGTAAGAAGTAACATCAGTGAAAAATAGAATAAGAAGAGTAAAGTGAACCTAAAGAATGTAAATGCACCTAAAATAGAAAAGGTGAATAACAACACAAGGGTAAacttatataagtatataataaGTAATAGTAACAACTAaaccagtggtcaccaacctttttgagcccaagatccctgacctccgccttcatgaccggcaagatctacctattgaggcgttgagagaaaacgacggtccagactggacttatgactttttatttagcctaattgtcattttggtccagcgttcaaattgatgtgaccaggaacacagaatttaagtgtaatataacaagtaagatatttgttcaccgcacacaatatgaacaagaataaacacatttgcaatgagcagctggatgaactaccaatataaatgttgtatttatttacatttcgttgcctctgtacctggactctagcaatgacaataaattgaatccaatccaattacaacacaacactgacaacatgatcagtcaatgcaactcatgtaagttcagctctgtgatcacaatgccatcaagccatgtgactccagtcagtgtgatggatgtgactgaactctgtctgtgagcttgtagttagttcataatcacagacagccagtctgaggccgtctgtcagctgtctgtcagtattccagctcctggtctttgatttggtgattttctcaactccactgacgagtttttcggggcaaatttggtattcatgaaagttttcttatctgggactggttctgaattcagaccgttggtgaatacattcacatcaactcaacagacgtcctcagatttaaataattatcataataataaatatgagaatcac encodes the following:
- the LOC130210230 gene encoding testicular haploid expressed gene protein-like produces the protein MPSRKRDIQPRFGPSNRVLELAQHKTSKSVWATTPCGKLTWGDQEPMWPVSASALAARPSARIQNLACSKRDFSAREDHRRKEEEASSSRKTPRPSSEASRYERIVRLSTPRSRSCSAQEAGPLHGPRCDNNCPIWHVDPRATAAVVTARLLQLAIPKAHHPDFRSNRENVASVVSFASKTAQVSQRLVRLSLPRLKRSGVCHELGRPAEPIWTVSKAALRATASARLETLATPKPLSEDYVPSRDPEWRRTKVVPQRDPEWSRTKVVPQRDPGWSRTKVPSS